From Trichoderma atroviride chromosome 1, complete sequence, one genomic window encodes:
- a CDS encoding uncharacterized protein (EggNog:ENOG41) — protein MASFVTTHVKPYDALENTVAANPLIGNSFLITGAGRGVGEHITREIAAAGAQRIGLVGRNLERINEAKKRFEEAFPETVFEAFAADITDEIKIGSIVKTFGVPDVLINNAGHFPDEGPFIKENLKSWWTGFEINILGTATVTQQFLRAKPEGKSAIVLNVSTLATHMRFPLHGWSGYTGSKLGQARIFEHIRFEHPDVRFINCHPGSIKSDGFAKSGAPEPATGMTDGKLAGQFFAWLASDEAEFLSGRFVWAEWDVDELKGKKDQILKEDLLLTTIDGFTQGW, from the coding sequence ATGGCTTCTTTTGTTACAACCCACGTCAAACCTTATGATGCCCTTGAGAATACAGTGGCAGCCAACCCACTTATTGGCAATTCTTTCCTCATTACAGGCGCCGGTCGTGGCGTAGGCGAACATATTACAAGGGAAATTGCGGCAGCGGGCGCACAACGCATTGGACTTGTTGGCCGCAACCTTGAACGTATCAACGAGGCCAAAAAACGCTTTGAGGAAGCTTTTCCGGAAACTGTGTTCGAGGCATTCGCAGCTGATATTACGGATGAAATAAAGATCGGTTCTATCGTCAAGACATTTGGTGTCCCTGATGTCTTGATCAATAACGCTGGCCACTTCCCAGATGAAGGGCCTTTTATCAAGGAAAATTTGAAGAGTTGGTGGACTGGCTTTGAGATTAATATTTTGGGAACTGCTACTGTTACGCAGCAATTTCTTAGAGCCAAGCCTGAGGGCAAGAGTGCCATTGTCCTTAATGTTTCTACTCTTGCTACTCACATGCGCTTCCCATTGCATGGATGGTCAGGCTATACCGGAAGCAAACTGGGACAAGCACGAATTTTTGAACATATCCGCTTTGAACACCCAGACGTCCGATTCATTAACTGCCACCCCGGTAGTATTAAATCTGATGGTTTCGCCAAGTCTGGTGCTCCAGAGCCAGCTACCGGTATGACGGATGGAAAGCTTGCGGGCCAGTTCTTTGCGTGGCTTGCTTCTGATGAAGCAGAATTCTTGAGCGGACGATTTGTTTGGGCGGAATGGGATGTTGATGAACtcaagggaaagaaggaTCAGATTCTCAAGGAAGACTTACTACTTACAACCATTGATGGCTTTACTCAGGGCTGGTAG
- a CDS encoding uncharacterized protein (EggNog:ENOG41) gives MQYKTFAIIGATGQQGGAIVRHLAKSYPDARIRALTRSPDKPNARALLSLGPNVSLVQASFSDRQSLVEAFADAEVVFLVTDYWNTQNSAISPNLNTEITDGMTAIEVAARSKSLRHFVFGTLLDFAPLSDMKWRNMYHFNTKAVLNHYIRAKPDLWAKTTLVFSPIYYENYLTFDQKFYPMLGGPRKVGDEYVAWYPDCGTSNLSYLSIEDLGKVFGAIIEQPQNYFQKMAVAIGEFFSAQDLIKQWADVVGVKAKIETLSSEEFTDRVGRLGGLEFMALEIYEQMRCLEELGDLRTIQTEIQTIDMSQVVELTSWRQWVAAQDWTEFFHFVN, from the exons ATGCAATACAAAACGTTCGCCATTATTGGAGCAACAGGCCAGCAG GGAGGGGCCATCGTACGGCACCTTGCCAAATCCTATCCCGACGCTAGAATCCGCGCCCTTACGAGGTCCCCAGATAAGCCCAATGCACGGGCACTCCTGTCACTAGGTCCCAATGTATCCCTTGTTCAAGCAAGCTTTTCGGACAGGCAGAGTCTGGTAGAAGCATTCGCAGACGCAGAGGTAGTCTTTTTGGTTACGGACTATTGGAATACTCAAAACAGTGCCATCTCGCCCAACCTTAATACCGAAATCACGGATGGAATGACAGCCATCGAGGTTGCTGCTCGTTCGAAAAGTTTAAGACACTTCGTCTTTGGAACTTTGCTGGACTTCGCGCCTCTCTCAGACATGAAATGGAGAAACATGTATCACTTCA ACACTAAAGCAGTGTTGAATCATTACATCCGAGCCAAGCCAGATCTGTGGGCAAAGACAACCCTCGTATTCTCACCCATATACTATGAGAACTATCTCACTTTCGACCAAAAGTTTTATCCAATGCTTGGCGGCCCAAGAAAG GTCGGCGATGAGTATGTCGCGTGGTACCCTGACTGTGGTACCTCGAATCTATCATATCTGAGCATCGAAGATTTGGGTAAAGTATTTGGGGCTATCATTGAGCAGCCCCAAAACTACTTTCAGAAGATGGCTGTTGCGATTGGCGAGTTTTTCTCCGCTCAAGATCTAATTAAACAATGGGCAGATG TTGTTGgtgtcaaggccaagattgaAACTCTATCGTCAGAAGAATTCACTGATAGAGTTGGAAGGCTTGGAGGGCTTGAATTCATGGCTCTGGAGATTTACGAACAGATGAGATGTCTGGAAGAACTGGGCGATCTGAGAACGATCCAAACAGAGATTCAAACAATCGATATGAGCCAG GTGGTAGAGCTTACGAGCTGGAGACAGTGGGTCGCAGCACAAGACTGGACCGAGTTCTTCCATTTTGTCAACTAA
- a CDS encoding uncharacterized protein (EggNog:ENOG41), giving the protein MGDTFLELVNHVIQANQKQKDPELTGRLHESIHTFLILASASSDQRWDSPSTGNQGDSRQQAPHEVEAPGTEGTAAPAAIMTDASSFWPVSDLPSWNSQNSGSLWTLLDQFDSTPSLLPQLTGPPTNVLGNGWTRDLPFSYTATIGEAVGHPVAQSMSTLIIRATLYYVYYILLEANDGMYSDAARDIFRYALRLHSRDEILFNIRWFMGPGQREAYRLGVTRFQLLSAQDREHFPTLSPAVDSDALGDIQAPKLHSSSLRQTLLNASGVESYLLQHGVRRITGDILEIDLGQWDNYRKAQSATAFTFNPNLINADVFFPAVSQGGSSAAAIPAQQVSTPRTVRFSESSFIRLLATQASHCLAYGPAYRKDRLPDLIEAASVSGIWKQ; this is encoded by the coding sequence ATGGGCGATACTTTCCTCGAGCTCGTGAACCATGTTATCCAGGCGAaccagaaacaaaaagaccCTGAGTTAACAGGGAGGCTTCATGAGTCCATCCACACGTTTCTCATTTtagcttcagcttcatcgGATCAAAGGTGGGACTCTCCCAGCACCGGAAATCAAGGTGACAGCCGCCAACAAGCTCCGCATGAGGTTGAGGCCCCCGGCACCGAGGGGACAGctgcgccagcagcaatcatGACAGACGCAAGCTCATTCTGGCCAGTATCAGATCTGCCATCCTGGAACTCACAGAACTCTGGCAGCCTCTGGACCCTTCTTGATCAATTCGATTCAACCCCATCCTTGCTTCCTCAACTCACTGGGCCTCCCACCAACGTGCTGGGAAACGGTTGGACAAGGGACCTGCCGTTTTCATACACGGCTACTATCGGCGAGGCTGTTGGTCATCCCGTCGCTCAGTCCATGAGTACCCTCATCATTAGAGCAACCCTATACTATGTCTACTACATTCTATTGGAGGCAAACGACGGTATGTACTCGGACGCTGCACGGGATATATTTCGCTATGCACTCAGATTACACTCGAGAGACGAAATATTATTCAACATTCGATGGTTTATGGGCCCAGGGCAGCGAGAAGCCTATAGATTGGGCGTCACAAGATTTCAACTTCTCAGTGCTCAAGACCGCGAACATTTTCCAACATTGAGTCCCGCTGTGGATTCCGATGCGCTGGGAGACATTCAAGCACCAAAATTGCATAGTTCCAGTCTACGCCAAACACTACTTAATGCAAGCGGCGTCGAGTCTTATTTGCTACAGCACGGAGTTCGGAGGATAACCGGAGATATCCTCGAAATCGACCTAGGACAGTGGGACAATTATCGCAAAGCACAGTCGGCAACGGCTTTCACGTTCAATCCCAATCTGATCAATGCAGACGTATTTTTCCCCGCCGTGTCGCAGGGCGGGAGCAGCGCGGCAGCGATTCCAGCCCAACAAGTCTCTACGCCACGAACTGTGAGATTCTCGGAATCAAGTTTTATACGGTTGCTAGCTACGCAGGCGTCACATTGTTTAGCCTATGGGCCTGCGTATCGAAAAGACCGTTTGCCTGACTTGATAGAAGCTGCTTCTGTCTCAGGTATATGGAAACAATAA